A genomic window from Prunus persica cultivar Lovell chromosome G2, Prunus_persica_NCBIv2, whole genome shotgun sequence includes:
- the LOC18779409 gene encoding basic leucine zipper 6, with protein sequence MSTRQSHLPPRCPIQKKPNSGPIQDPISLLPHINESYPRHQRSSSQSLMEEQPAWLDNLSNDSESSNKGIVHRRSVSDSVTLLHGLADSFSSLSPKNDEFSVDNGSCSGWNSVSLYGPNSPRQRGSLSISENALVSALSEYASHEPIQNMDGILCIGHSDSKGDDCHSIGELNAEMRAVKRHPGQRSRIRKLQYIAELERTVGVLQTLESELAVKVASLLQQHVALSMENNKLKQQLARLRQGKFIMDSQYQSLKKEIKRLKIGLTNPRNKKVEAYFGSSSTTEAARVEAMQNLDMGKLTLS encoded by the exons ATGTCAACAAGGCAATCTCACCTCCCTCCTCGCTGCCCAATTCAAAAGAAACCGAATTCTGGCCCAATTCAGGACCCCATCTCCCTGCTTCCGCACATCAATGAATCATACCCACGACACCAAAGGTCTTCCTCCCAATCCCTCATGGAGGAGCAGCCAGCATGGCTTGATAACTTGTCTAATGACTCAGAATCCAGTAATAAAGGGATTGTTCACCGTCGATCTGTGAGTGACTCAGTTACCCTTCTACACGGCCTTGCAGACTCATTTTCAAGTCTGAGTCccaaaaatgatgaattttcaGTTGATAATGGATCTTGTAGTGGATGGAATTCTGTTAGTTTGTATGGTCCCAATTCCCCTCGGCAAAGAGGCAGCTTATCAATTTCAGAGAATGCCTTAGTTTCAGCATTATCAGAGTATGCTTCTCATGAGCCTATACAGAACATGGATGGGATACTATGCATTGGTCACTCTGATTCAAAAGGAGATGATTGCCATTCAATTGGTGAGCTCAATGCAGAGATGAGGGCTGTAAAACG GCATCCTGGGCAGCGCTCAAGGATTCGAAAGTTACAGTATATTGCTGAACTAGAAAGAACTGTTGGTGTTTTGCAG ACTTTGGAGTCAGAGTTAGCTGTTAAAGTTGCCTCTCTGCTTCAGCAGCATGTTGCCTTGTCTAtggaaaataacaaattaaagCAGCAGCTGGCAAGACTGCGACAGGGAAAATTTATCATGGACA GTCAGTATCAGTCTCTGAAGAAGGAAATCAAGAGATTGAAGATTGGTTTAACAAATCCCCGAAACAAGAAGGTTGAAGCATACTTTGGTTCAAGTTCTACCACTGAGGCAGCTAGAGTTGAGGCTATGCAGAATCTAGATATGGGAAAACTTACTCTTTCTTGA
- the LOC18780794 gene encoding apoptosis-inducing factor 2 isoform X2 produces MVEPSFAERSVINHSDYLPNVRIVASTAANITEREVLTTDGHLLVYEYLVIATGHKEAVPKTRAERLSHYEAEFVKINSAKSVLIVGGGPTGVELAGEIATDFPEKKVILVHRGSRLLEFIGLKASQKALDWLISKKVEVILDETINLNTISDPIIQTPSGEIITADCHFVCTGKPTGSSWLRGTIVQNNLDMQGRLMVDENLRVRGHKNIFAVGDITNIKEIKQGYLAQRHAEVTAKNLKLLLMGGNESKMATYKPGLDIALVSLGRNEGVAQFPLLTISGCIPGMIKSGDLYVGKTRKHLGLKP; encoded by the exons ATGGTGGAGCCATCATTTGCTGAAAGATCAGTGATTAATCACTCCGATTATCTTCCCAATGTGAGGATTGTTGCATCTACTGCAGCTAACATAACAGAGCGTGAAGTGTTGACTACAGATGGCCATTTGCTTGTATATGAATATCTTGTTATTGCCACTGGTCACAAGGAAGCTGTTCCCAAAACCAGAGCTGAGAGGCTCAGTCATTATGAGGCAG AATTTGTTAAGATAAATTCTGCTAAATCAGTTTTAATTGTTGGAGGGGGCCCCACGGGTGTTGAACTTGCTGGTGAAATTGCTACGGATTTTCCAGAAAAGAAGGTGATACTGGTGCACAGGGGGTCAAGGCTGCTAGAATTCATTGGTTTGAAGGCGTCCCAAAAGGCACTCGATTGGTTGATATCAAAAAAAGTTGAAGTTATTTTGGATGAAACCATTAATTTGAACACTATATCTGATCCTATTATTCAAACACCTTCTGGAGAAATTATCACAGCTGATTGTCACTTTGTGTGCACGGGTAAACCAACAGGTTCATCATGGCTTAGGGGGACTATTGTGCAGAATAATTTGGATATGCAAGGAAGACTAATGGTTGATGAAAACTTGAGGGTTAGGGGTCATAAAAATATCTTCGCAGTAGGAGATATAACCAATATTAAG GAGATCAAACAAGGCTATTTAGCACAAAGACATGCTGAAGTGACTGCCAAGAACCTTAAGCTGTTGCTGATGGGAGGAAATGAAAGCAAGATGGCTACTTACAAGCCCGGTTTAGACATTGCACTTGTGTCACTTGGGAGGAACGAGGGAGTTGCGCAATTCCCATTATTGACAATTAGCGGTTGCATCCCTGGCATGATCAAATCTGGAGACTTATATGTAGGAAAGACAAGGAAACATCTTGGGCTAAAACCTTGA